In Streptomyces sp. RFCAC02, the following proteins share a genomic window:
- a CDS encoding ATP-binding protein yields the protein MFDRDFEWAELTRFATLPSPHATLGVVSGRRRQGKTFLLDAVARATGGFMFTATETTEADALRQFGEALARHRGLPTPFRFAHWDEAVVELMRLADAGGPAVAVIDEFPFLVKASPSLPSIIQRALDPAAQHTNTPVRLLLCGSALSFMGRLLSGDAPLRGRAGLELVVPTLDFRLAAEFWQIDDPRTALLTHAIVGGTPAYRREFTQEDAPAGPDDFDAWVVRAVLNPARPLFREARYLLAEEPELHDTALYHSVLAAIAAGNAARGGIADYLGRKSTDLAHPLTVLQDVGMITHEADAFRRNRSAYRIAEPLVTFYHAVMRPAWGDLERPGRAGGVWRRARSTFRSKVVGPHFEQVCREWARWHATPDTQGGHVARVEGGTVNDPAARTSHEVDVAVHGENREGRQALLAIGEAKWSDVLGAGHLERLRHIRSLLIRNGTATEATRLYCFSGTGFTDELRHLAENDPSIQLIDLPRLYHGG from the coding sequence ATGTTCGACCGCGACTTCGAGTGGGCAGAACTGACCCGGTTCGCCACCCTGCCGTCCCCGCACGCCACGCTGGGCGTGGTCTCCGGCCGTCGTCGGCAGGGCAAGACCTTCCTTCTCGACGCCGTCGCTCGTGCCACCGGCGGCTTCATGTTCACCGCCACCGAGACCACCGAGGCCGACGCCCTGCGTCAGTTCGGTGAGGCACTGGCCCGTCATCGCGGACTGCCCACCCCGTTCCGTTTCGCACACTGGGACGAGGCGGTCGTGGAACTCATGCGCCTCGCCGACGCGGGCGGTCCCGCCGTGGCGGTCATCGACGAGTTCCCCTTTCTCGTCAAGGCGTCTCCCTCCCTGCCCTCGATCATCCAGCGTGCTCTGGACCCCGCCGCCCAGCACACCAACACGCCCGTGCGCCTGCTGCTGTGCGGTTCCGCGCTGTCGTTCATGGGCCGACTGCTGTCCGGCGATGCTCCCCTGCGTGGCCGAGCCGGTCTCGAACTCGTGGTCCCGACCCTCGACTTCCGGCTCGCGGCCGAGTTCTGGCAGATCGACGACCCGCGCACGGCGCTGCTGACCCATGCCATCGTCGGGGGGACGCCCGCCTACCGCCGTGAGTTCACCCAGGAGGACGCTCCCGCCGGGCCGGACGATTTCGATGCCTGGGTGGTGCGTGCGGTGCTCAACCCGGCGCGTCCGCTTTTCCGGGAGGCCCGCTACCTCCTCGCTGAGGAGCCCGAACTCCACGACACCGCGTTGTACCACTCGGTACTGGCAGCCATCGCCGCCGGCAACGCCGCTCGTGGCGGCATCGCCGACTATCTGGGGCGCAAGTCCACCGACCTCGCCCACCCGTTGACCGTCCTCCAGGACGTCGGCATGATCACCCACGAAGCCGACGCCTTCCGCCGCAACCGTTCCGCCTACCGCATCGCCGAGCCGCTCGTCACCTTCTACCACGCGGTCATGCGCCCGGCCTGGGGCGATCTGGAGCGCCCCGGGCGGGCGGGCGGCGTATGGCGCCGGGCCCGGTCCACCTTCCGCAGCAAGGTCGTCGGCCCACACTTCGAACAGGTCTGCCGGGAATGGGCACGCTGGCATGCGACACCCGACACCCAGGGAGGGCACGTCGCACGCGTCGAGGGCGGAACCGTCAACGACCCGGCGGCCAGGACCAGCCACGAAGTCGACGTCGCAGTCCACGGCGAGAACCGGGAGGGCCGCCAGGCGCTGCTCGCCATCGGCGAAGCGAAATGGAGTGACGTGCTGGGGGCCGGTCACCTGGAACGCCTCCGGCACATCCGTTCCCTCCTGATCAGGAACGGCACGGCCACCGAGGCGACGAGGCTCTACTGCTTCAGCGGCACCGGCTTCACCGATGAGCTGCGCCACCTCGCGGAGAACGACCCCTCGATCCAACTGATCGACCTGCCCCGCCTCTACCACGGAGGGTGA